The Plutella xylostella chromosome 12, ilPluXylo3.1, whole genome shotgun sequence genome includes a window with the following:
- the LOC105394472 gene encoding pancreatic triacylglycerol lipase → MTPMYTSVYCYRQAEDDDELIPALEYEHIYGPLYGKEWVLMAGDDGNPYYVNLTSDDAADDGHRGMFTPEIYFNLYTRQNADEAELLVPCNGNVESEHFDKENDVKVITHGWMSGGSTEWLKQMKDAYLRTTSSNVIVVDWGEIAKNVIYPVPAKKTNKVGLDPARPLFELPEMGASRRLDPSDAEFVDIIHTCAGVYGYLMSHGHADFYPNDGRPSQPGCEGIQYIIEACSHGRSVQYYIESIGSSNSFVSTQCSSYDDYIDGSCQDNAKNHMGAYADSTMAGDFYLQTNSEPRYSKDGDN, encoded by the exons ATGACG CCTATGTACACCAGTGTGTACTGCTATAGGCAGgctgaagatgatgatgaattaattCCAGCTCTAGAGTACGAGCACATCTATGGTCCACTATACGGCAAGGAGTGGGTGTTGATGGCAGGAGACGACGGCAACCCTTACTACGTCAACCTGACTAGTGACGACGCGGCCGATGACGGACACAGGGGAATGTTCACACCGGAAATATACTTTAACCTGTATACACG acaGAACGCTGATGAAGCAGAATTGCTCGTACCGTGCAATGGTAATGTAGAAAGCGAACACTTCGACAAAGAAAATGATGTAAAAGTGATAACCCATGGATGGATGTCTGGCGGCAGTACTGAATGGCTAAAACAAATGAAGGACGCATATTTACGTACCACTTCATCGAATGTCATTGTAGTAGACTGGGGCGAAATTGCCAAAAATGTGATATATCCAGTACCAGCTAAGAAAACGAATAAAGTGG GTCTAGACCCCGCGCGCCCGCTATTTGAGCTCCCGGAGATGGGTGCCAGTCGCCGCCTGGACCCCAGCGACGCAGAGTTTGTGGACATCATCCACACGTGCGCAGGAGTGTACGGGTATTTAATGAGCCACGGTCATGCCGACTTCTACCCTAATGATGGGAGGCCCAGTCAACCGGGCTGCGAAGGCATACAGTATATTATCG AGGCGTGCAGTCATGGTCGATCAGTTCAATATTATATCGAGTCGATAGGAAGCTCAAACAGTTTCGTCTCCACACAATGCTCTAGCTATGACGACTATATCGACGGGAGCTGTCAAGATAATGCCAAGAACCACATGGGAGCGTACGCGGATAGTACTATGGCGGGGGACTTTTATCTGCAAACGAACTCAGAGCCGAGATACTCTAAGGACGGTGACAATTAA
- the LOC105394469 gene encoding hrp65 protein isoform X2, whose translation MQMHAMNNYNRGFGGQPQPQRQGPRRGNRGGGGFRQTRFDNNQQRNQNQNQGQRPIENKPAEKPAQAAQNQTPNQNQQPRPNQQPAQNQQARPNQPAANQNQAQRPNQTPAQGQKTTPPAQNQQPQPNNQVAQQGKPVQQTPPKPVADKVDSVAAPTEAPKPLMQQNTGFNQQAKKDDNNQPQKNMNGGFGGPNKQGGTWAQGNRPAGNRQFGGPRQGGPGQGQQGGQRQGGPGQQGGPPRNQQRGNQGGRPPRDDMSGKPPAQREEHMLMNKLKDLMGPILDLPPLEQTESKFSGRSRLYIGNLTNDVSEEEITQLFSAYGETAELFVNKEKNFGFIKMDYRVNAEKAKRELDGKMRNGRALRVRFAPHNSAVRVKNLPPFVSNELLYRAFEIFGKIERAYVRVDDRGKTLGEGVVEYARKPSALAAIRNCTEKCFFLTSSLRPVIVESYEEPDEFDGYPEKNLPKKHPEFMRAREVGPRFSEPNSFEHEYGTRWKQLHELHKQKEDALKKELAAEEEKLEAQMEYAKYEHETELLREQLRQREQDRERQKRSWELAELAAEQRRGAERHELQQREDELALRMRKQDDELRRRQQENTLFVQAQRLNSLLDRQDGMFDSNQSPMDGGFREQFDMGRGYDDGPASRWEGPRQIEDFPNKRRRF comes from the exons ATGCAAATGCACGCAATGAATAACTACAATCGTGGATTTGGAGGTCAACCTCAACCTCAGAGGCAAGGCCCCCGTCGTGGTAACCGAGGTGGAGGCGGATTCAGACAGACTCGGTTCGACAATAACCAGCAACGCAATCAAAACCAAAATCAGGGTCAACGCCCGATTGAG AACAAGCCTGCTGAAAAGCCAGCTCAGGCAGCCCAGAATCAGACTCCCAACCAGAATCAACAACCTCGTCCTAACCAGCAACCGGCCCAGAACCAGCAGGCAAGACCAAACCAGCCTGCTGCTAACCAGAACCAGGCACAGCGCCCCAACCAGACACCTGCTCAGGGCCAAAAGACTACCCCGCCTGCTCAGAACCAACAACCACAGCCCAACAACCAGGTAGCTCAGCAGGGCAAACCAGTGCAGCAAACCCCACCAAAGCCTGTTGCTGATAAAGTGGATTCCGTGGCAGCCCCCACTGAAGCCCCCAAGCCTTTGATGCAACAGAACACTGGATTCAACCAACAAGCTAAGAAGGATGACAACAATCAACCCCAGAAG AATATGAATGGAGGCTTTGGAGGACCTAACAAGCAAGGCGGCACTTGGGCTCAAGGCAACAGACCTGCTGGCAACCGTCAGTTTGGTGGACCTCGCCAAGGTGGACCAGGCCAGGGCCAACAGGGAGGTCAGCGCCAGGGAGGTCCTGGCCAGCAGGGGGGCCCACCTCGCAACCAGCAGAGAGGCAACCAGGGAGGACGGCCACCGAGGGACGACATGAGCGGCAAACCTCCCGCTCAGCGAGAG GAGCACATGCTGATGAATAAACTGAAGGACTTGATGGGCCCCATCCTGGACCTGCCCCCTCTAGAGCAGACAGAGTCAAAGTTCAGTGGAAGAAGCCGTCTGTACATTGGGAACCTCACCAATGATGTCTCGGAGGAAGAGATCACTCAGCTGTTCTCAGCCTATGGGGAGACTGCTGAGCTGTTTGTCAACAAAGAAAAGAACTttggatttattaaaatg GACTACCGCGTGAACGCGGAGAAGGCGAAGCGCGAGCTCGACGGCAAGATGCGCAACGGGCGCGCCCTCCGCGTGCGCTTCGCCCCGCACAACAGCGCCGTCCGCGTCAAGAACCTGCCGCCCTTCGTGTCCAACGAGCTGCTGTACCGCGCCTTCGAGATCTTCGGCAAGATCGAGCGCGCCTACGTGAGGGTGGATGACCGCGGGAAGACGCTCGGCGAGGGCGTCGTTGAGTACGCGAGGAAGCCGAGCGCGCTGGCCGCTATCAGGAACTGCACGGAGAAGTGCTTCTTTTTGACGTC gtctCTGCGTCCCGTGATTGTGGAGAGCTACGAGGAGCCTGATGAGTTTGATGGATACCCGGAGAAGAACTTGCCCAAGAAGCACCCTGAATTCATGCGTGCTCGCGAG GTGGGCCCCCGCTTCTCGGAGCCCAACAGCTTCGAGCACGAGTACGGCACGCGCTGGAAGCAGCTGCACGAGCTGCACAAGCAGAAGGAGGACGCGCTCAAGAAGGAGCTCGCTGCCGAGGAGGAGAAGCTGGAGGCGCAGATGGAGTATGCCAA ATACGAGCACGAAACCGAGCTTCTGCGCGAGCAGCTCCGGCAGCGCGAGCAGGACCGCGAGCGGCAGAAGCGCTCGTGGGAGCTGGCAGAGCTGGCGGCGGAgcagcggcgcggcgccgAGCGGCACGAGCTGCAGCAGCGCGAGGACGAGCTGGCGCTGCGCATGCGCAAGCAGGACGACGAgctgcgccgccgccagcaGGAGAACACGCTGTTTGTGCAG GCTCAAAGGTTGAACTCGCTTTTGGACCGCCAAGATGGCATGTTTGACTCGAACCAGTCGCCAATG GATGGAGGCTTCAGAGAGCAGTTCGACATGGGCCGCGGGTACGACGACGGGCCCGCCTCGCGCTGGGAGGGGCCGCGCCAAATCGAAGATTTCCCAAACAAACGCCGTCGATTCTAA
- the LOC105394469 gene encoding hrp65 protein isoform X1, translated as MQMHAMNNYNRGFGGQPQPQRQGPRRGNRGGGGFRQTRFDNNQQRNQNQNQGQRPIENKPAEKPAQAAQNQTPNQNQQPRPNQQPAQNQQARPNQPAANQNQAQRPNQTPAQGQKTTPPAQNQQPQPNNQVAQQGKPVQQTPPKPVADKVDSVAAPTEAPKPLMQQNTGFNQQAKKDDNNQPQKNMNGGFGGPNKQGGTWAQGNRPAGNRQFGGPRQGGPGQGQQGGQRQGGPGQQGGPPRNQQRGNQGGRPPRDDMSGKPPAQREVSYEHMLMNKLKDLMGPILDLPPLEQTESKFSGRSRLYIGNLTNDVSEEEITQLFSAYGETAELFVNKEKNFGFIKMDYRVNAEKAKRELDGKMRNGRALRVRFAPHNSAVRVKNLPPFVSNELLYRAFEIFGKIERAYVRVDDRGKTLGEGVVEYARKPSALAAIRNCTEKCFFLTSSLRPVIVESYEEPDEFDGYPEKNLPKKHPEFMRAREVGPRFSEPNSFEHEYGTRWKQLHELHKQKEDALKKELAAEEEKLEAQMEYAKYEHETELLREQLRQREQDRERQKRSWELAELAAEQRRGAERHELQQREDELALRMRKQDDELRRRQQENTLFVQAQRLNSLLDRQDGMFDSNQSPMDGGFREQFDMGRGYDDGPASRWEGPRQIEDFPNKRRRF; from the exons ATGCAAATGCACGCAATGAATAACTACAATCGTGGATTTGGAGGTCAACCTCAACCTCAGAGGCAAGGCCCCCGTCGTGGTAACCGAGGTGGAGGCGGATTCAGACAGACTCGGTTCGACAATAACCAGCAACGCAATCAAAACCAAAATCAGGGTCAACGCCCGATTGAG AACAAGCCTGCTGAAAAGCCAGCTCAGGCAGCCCAGAATCAGACTCCCAACCAGAATCAACAACCTCGTCCTAACCAGCAACCGGCCCAGAACCAGCAGGCAAGACCAAACCAGCCTGCTGCTAACCAGAACCAGGCACAGCGCCCCAACCAGACACCTGCTCAGGGCCAAAAGACTACCCCGCCTGCTCAGAACCAACAACCACAGCCCAACAACCAGGTAGCTCAGCAGGGCAAACCAGTGCAGCAAACCCCACCAAAGCCTGTTGCTGATAAAGTGGATTCCGTGGCAGCCCCCACTGAAGCCCCCAAGCCTTTGATGCAACAGAACACTGGATTCAACCAACAAGCTAAGAAGGATGACAACAATCAACCCCAGAAG AATATGAATGGAGGCTTTGGAGGACCTAACAAGCAAGGCGGCACTTGGGCTCAAGGCAACAGACCTGCTGGCAACCGTCAGTTTGGTGGACCTCGCCAAGGTGGACCAGGCCAGGGCCAACAGGGAGGTCAGCGCCAGGGAGGTCCTGGCCAGCAGGGGGGCCCACCTCGCAACCAGCAGAGAGGCAACCAGGGAGGACGGCCACCGAGGGACGACATGAGCGGCAAACCTCCCGCTCAGCGAGAGGTGAGCTAT GAGCACATGCTGATGAATAAACTGAAGGACTTGATGGGCCCCATCCTGGACCTGCCCCCTCTAGAGCAGACAGAGTCAAAGTTCAGTGGAAGAAGCCGTCTGTACATTGGGAACCTCACCAATGATGTCTCGGAGGAAGAGATCACTCAGCTGTTCTCAGCCTATGGGGAGACTGCTGAGCTGTTTGTCAACAAAGAAAAGAACTttggatttattaaaatg GACTACCGCGTGAACGCGGAGAAGGCGAAGCGCGAGCTCGACGGCAAGATGCGCAACGGGCGCGCCCTCCGCGTGCGCTTCGCCCCGCACAACAGCGCCGTCCGCGTCAAGAACCTGCCGCCCTTCGTGTCCAACGAGCTGCTGTACCGCGCCTTCGAGATCTTCGGCAAGATCGAGCGCGCCTACGTGAGGGTGGATGACCGCGGGAAGACGCTCGGCGAGGGCGTCGTTGAGTACGCGAGGAAGCCGAGCGCGCTGGCCGCTATCAGGAACTGCACGGAGAAGTGCTTCTTTTTGACGTC gtctCTGCGTCCCGTGATTGTGGAGAGCTACGAGGAGCCTGATGAGTTTGATGGATACCCGGAGAAGAACTTGCCCAAGAAGCACCCTGAATTCATGCGTGCTCGCGAG GTGGGCCCCCGCTTCTCGGAGCCCAACAGCTTCGAGCACGAGTACGGCACGCGCTGGAAGCAGCTGCACGAGCTGCACAAGCAGAAGGAGGACGCGCTCAAGAAGGAGCTCGCTGCCGAGGAGGAGAAGCTGGAGGCGCAGATGGAGTATGCCAA ATACGAGCACGAAACCGAGCTTCTGCGCGAGCAGCTCCGGCAGCGCGAGCAGGACCGCGAGCGGCAGAAGCGCTCGTGGGAGCTGGCAGAGCTGGCGGCGGAgcagcggcgcggcgccgAGCGGCACGAGCTGCAGCAGCGCGAGGACGAGCTGGCGCTGCGCATGCGCAAGCAGGACGACGAgctgcgccgccgccagcaGGAGAACACGCTGTTTGTGCAG GCTCAAAGGTTGAACTCGCTTTTGGACCGCCAAGATGGCATGTTTGACTCGAACCAGTCGCCAATG GATGGAGGCTTCAGAGAGCAGTTCGACATGGGCCGCGGGTACGACGACGGGCCCGCCTCGCGCTGGGAGGGGCCGCGCCAAATCGAAGATTTCCCAAACAAACGCCGTCGATTCTAA